The genomic region CTTTTCCTTTCTTCCTCATCTTTTATCCTGACGTCCGCAAATCGATTCATCTGAGAGATGGTCCGCAGAGCACCCTCTACTGAACTCAGAATTTCGTTCACCAGTTTTGCACGTTGAAGGTACGGATCCGCACCGCTCTTGTAGTAGATGAAGAACTGCTCGAAGAATTCTTCCGGGGTGTTCCAGGAGAATTCCACCGGGGATTTCGAGGAGAGTTCTTTGACTTTTTCAACATCTACCCCCGTTGTGTATCTTGCCCCTTTGAGAGGGATCACCATCGTTCCTCTTTGGAACGGGTCGTCGTTCACCGTGATGGTGAGCAGATTTTTTTCGGCCGTTTTCAAAGCGTACGCTTCTCTCAGGCTGACTCCCTTTGCGACCCTCTGAACACCAGGTTTCAGGATCGTTTTCACGTCGCGCGAAAAAGCGAAGTTCTTCGTGTAGAAGCTCGGGGGCCATTGCTGAACCTCCGAAGGTGCTTTGAAGGAGGTGAGCAGCATCCAGATGAAAGGTCCCAGCATGACAACGGCACCGAATACGAGGAGAATGTATATGACCAGCTTCTTCACACTATCACCTCACGAAACATATTCGACCGCTCTTTTTCCAACCCTGTACTGGATGAAGGTGAAGATCAGAATGATCGCAAAAAGAATATAGGCTGCCGCCGAAGCAATTCCCATTCTCTGTTGTCTGTAGAACAGATCGAACACGTAGTAAACGAGCGTCATTCCGCTGTTGTTGTACGGTCCCGGAAGCCCATCGTAGAGGACGTAGACTTCCGCGAAGACCTTGAAGGCTCCTATCAGGGAAACGATGAGCAGAAAGAAGGTCGTCGGTGACAAAAGCGGCCAGGTGATGTAGAAGAACTTCTGGAAAGAATTTGCGCCATCCACTTCTGCCGCCTCGTAGTAGGACCTGTCTATGTTCTGGAGTCCCGCGAGGAAGATCACTGCATCGTACCCTACGGTCTTCCAGACGGAGACGATGGCTATCGTGGGAATAGTCCATCTTTCGTCTTTCAACCAGGAGATGGGCTCCATGTTGAACAGAGAGAGGATGTAGTTCAAGAGACCGAATTCGTCGTTGAAGATCCACTTCCAGACAAGAGAGATTGCAACAACTGATGTGACGAAGGGTATGAAGTAGGCGGTCCTGAAGAACACCCTGAACTTCACGTTGCTGTTCAGAAGAAGGGCGATCACGAGAGAAAGGAAAATCTGCGAAGGAACGCTCAGTATCACGTAGTACAGTGTGTTGGTGAGCGACTTCAGGAAGAGATTCTTGTCCTTCGCGTCGAGCAGGAAGTTCACCAGCCCAGGAAGAGACGAGCTCAGCTCCACGAAAACGAAGACCGCAAGAAACAGAATGAACCAAAGCCAGGTGTTCTTGAGTTCCACCCGTTTGAAGTCGTACAACAGCCAGCTCCAGGAGATAGCCGCAGCCAGAAAAGAGAGGATGGGATTTTCCGCGTTGAAGAGGTTCAAAACGATGTAAATCAATACAATGAGAGTGTTGGAAACGATGCCTGAGAGGGTTCTTTTCCTGATCAGATGGACGATCAGCATCACAATCGCACCGGCAACCGCGAGATGAAAGAAGGTGTTCAGAACGGTGAAAACGAAAGAGTACTTCGGAGGATAATCAAACTTGAAGATCTCGACATAGTTTTCAAGCCCTGTGAAATAGGGATTCTTCATGTTTCTGAAATCCCACTTGAAGAAGCTCAGAACGAAAGAGAATCCAACCGGCCAGAAGACGAACATTCCGAGGATCACGAGTGATGGAAGAAGAAAGAGGTACGCAAGAACTGCTTCTCTCAGCTTCTTCGATGGTTTCATACTCAGACCTCTCTTTCCTTGAGTTTCTTCACATTCAAATTATAACCTATGCGGTATAATTCAAGGGGAAATCATTGAGAAAGGAGGGATTCCTGTGAAGAAATTTCTCGTTGCTCTCATGGTGGTTCTCAGTGTTTTTGCCCTCGCGAAGGTGAAAGTCACGTTCTGGCACGCCATGGGCGGGGGACACGGCAAAACTCTCCAAGAGATAGTGAACACCTTCAACGAACTTCACCCGGATATCGAGGTCGAAGCGGTCTATGTTGGAAACTACGGTGCACTCTCTCAGAAGCTCCTCGCAGCAGCGCAGGCAGGAGAACTTCCCACGATCGCACAGTCTTATTCCAACTGGACGGCAAAACTCATCCAGAGCGGTGTCGTGCAGCCTCTGAACGAGTTCGTGAACGATCCGAAGATAGGGCTGACCAGGGAAGAGTGGGAAGATGTCTTCAAACCTCTGAGAGACAACTGTATGTGGGGAGACACCGTCTACGCGGTTCCGTTCAACAAGAGTCTCTACATACTCTACTACAACGCGGACGCCTTTGCAATGTACGGTGTGGATGTGCCCAAAACGATCGATGAACTCTACGAGGCGGCTCGAATCATGACTGAAGACCTCGACGGAGATGGGAAGATCGACCAGTACGGTTTTGGCTTCAGGACGACCGTTGACTTCTTCCAGATACTCCTCACCCTCCGCGGTGGTTCCATCCTGAAACAGGTCGACGGAAAGTGGGTCTCAAACATCGACAGCCAGGAAACAAGAGAGGTCCTTGCCTTCGTGAAGAAGATGGTGGACGATGGTATCGCGTACTTCCAAGGTGGATACCTCAACGATATCTTCGGTCAGCAGAAGATCATGATGTACATCGACACAATAGCGGGAAGGCCCTACGTGGAAAGCTCCACAAAGGGTAAGTTCACCTGGAGCTGGGCGCCCGTTCCCACCTGGGTGACGAACAAGGTGCCGTTCGCCGGAACGGACATCATCATGTTCAACACGGCGAGTGAAGAGGAGAAGAAAGCAGCCTGGGAGTTCATGAAGTACCTCATCTCTCCTGAGGTGACCGCCTACTGGGCGATCAACACAGGGTACATACCTGTGAGAAGAAGCGCCCTCGAAACGTCGATCTGGAAGGAAGCGGCAAAATCCGATCCTCTGCTCGAAATACCGCTGAAACAGATAGACAACGCCGTGTTCGATCCGCAGATCGGTGTATGGTACGAGATCAGAACGGTGGTTGGAAACATGTTCTCTGATTTCATCAACGGAAAGGTGGATATGGAAACGGCGATAAAGACGGCGGATCAGAAGATAAGGGAGTATCTAATGGAAGAGTACGGCGAATGAGCGGGAGGCTGTTCCTCCCGCTTTTCTTTTGTTTAAAACTCCTTTAAAGAAAACATGAGAAAATCAAAACAAAGTACGGGATCCAACGATCCCCTTAAATTTTTTATATCGGAGGTGAGCTGTGTGTTCCGTCTCAAAGAGAACGGGACGAACGTGAAAACGGAGATTTTCGCGGGTATCGCAACTTTCCTCACCATGGCCTACATAGTTTTTGTGAATCCTTCCATCCTCGTTCAGGCGGTCGGTGTGGACGCGAGCAGTCCCCTGTACCAACAGTTCTTCGGCGCCTTCATGGTCGCGACGATACTGGGATCCGCCACAGCCACTCTCGTCATGGCCTTCTTTGCGAACTATCCTTTCGCACTCGCACCCGGCATGGGATTGAACGCGTACTTCACCTACACCGTGTGTCTCGGCATGGGAATAGATTGGAAAGTAGCCCTCGCTGCCGTGTTCGTTGAAGGTCTGATCTTCATAGGACTGACACTCGTTGGATTCAGAAAGTTCGTCGCCGGGATCATACCCGAGTCCATAAAAGTGGCCATCTCTGCGGGTATTGGTTTCTTCATCGCGTTCATAGGGCTGAGGAGCGCGGGAATCGTCGTGTCCAATCCCGCCACTTCCGTTGCCCTCGGCGATCTCACGAATCCCGGTGTGCTCGTGACGGTCGTGGGGCTCCTCGTGATCGTGGCGTTCTACCACAGGAAGATCCCGGGAGCGGTGATGATAGGGATTCTCGTGGCCACACTCGTGGGTGCCATCCCCGGCATAGGAGTCACGAAGTACCAGGGAATCGTCGGTCCCGTTCCGGATATATCTCCGACGTTCATGAAGCTCGACTTTTCTGGATTTTTGAACCTTGACTTCTGGATCGTTGTTCTTACCTTCTTCTTCGTTGACTTCTTCGACACACTCGGTACCATCACAGGACTCGCTCAAAGTGCTGGTTTTGCGAAGAACGGAGAGCTTCCGAGGGCAAACAGGGCGTTCCTCGCAGATGCGATAGGAACCTCTGTAGGAGCGCTCTTCGGAACTTCGACGGTGACCACGTACATTGAAAGCGGTGCTGGAATTGCGGAAGGAGGAAGAACTGGACTCACGGCCCTCGTCGTTGCCCTCTGTATGCTCGCCATGCTCTTCTTCGCCCCTCTTGCCCAGACGGTTCCTGGATACGCAACCGCTCCCGCTCTGATCTTCGTTGGAGCGCTCATGATCGGAAACCTTGGAAGAGTGAAATGGGACGACATCACAGAAGCGCTCCCTGCGTTCATCACCGTCATAACTATGCCACTCACATACTCCATAGCCAACGGAATAGCACTCGGTATCATTTCCTATGCACTGGTGAAGTTCTTCTCTGGAAAATCAAAAGAAGTACACTGGTTCACCTGGATCCTTGCTCTTGCTTTCGCCCTGTGGCTGCTCTTCATAAAGCATTGATATGCAGAACTGTGTTATAATAAATCGGAGGTGATAATATGAAAAAATTACTCGTGGTTTCGATTCTTCTGGTTTCGATCGTGATCTTTTCTGGAGTCATCGACGAGATCAAGAGCAGAGGATATCTGCTCGTTGGACTCTCCGCGGATTTTCCTCCGTTCGAATTCGTTGATGAAAGCGGCAACATCGCGGGTTTCGACGT from Thermotoga sp. Mc24 harbors:
- a CDS encoding carbohydrate ABC transporter permease; protein product: MKPSKKLREAVLAYLFLLPSLVILGMFVFWPVGFSFVLSFFKWDFRNMKNPYFTGLENYVEIFKFDYPPKYSFVFTVLNTFFHLAVAGAIVMLIVHLIRKRTLSGIVSNTLIVLIYIVLNLFNAENPILSFLAAAISWSWLLYDFKRVELKNTWLWFILFLAVFVFVELSSSLPGLVNFLLDAKDKNLFLKSLTNTLYYVILSVPSQIFLSLVIALLLNSNVKFRVFFRTAYFIPFVTSVVAISLVWKWIFNDEFGLLNYILSLFNMEPISWLKDERWTIPTIAIVSVWKTVGYDAVIFLAGLQNIDRSYYEAAEVDGANSFQKFFYITWPLLSPTTFFLLIVSLIGAFKVFAEVYVLYDGLPGPYNNSGMTLVYYVFDLFYRQQRMGIASAAAYILFAIILIFTFIQYRVGKRAVEYVS
- a CDS encoding ABC transporter substrate-binding protein is translated as MKKFLVALMVVLSVFALAKVKVTFWHAMGGGHGKTLQEIVNTFNELHPDIEVEAVYVGNYGALSQKLLAAAQAGELPTIAQSYSNWTAKLIQSGVVQPLNEFVNDPKIGLTREEWEDVFKPLRDNCMWGDTVYAVPFNKSLYILYYNADAFAMYGVDVPKTIDELYEAARIMTEDLDGDGKIDQYGFGFRTTVDFFQILLTLRGGSILKQVDGKWVSNIDSQETREVLAFVKKMVDDGIAYFQGGYLNDIFGQQKIMMYIDTIAGRPYVESSTKGKFTWSWAPVPTWVTNKVPFAGTDIIMFNTASEEEKKAAWEFMKYLISPEVTAYWAINTGYIPVRRSALETSIWKEAAKSDPLLEIPLKQIDNAVFDPQIGVWYEIRTVVGNMFSDFINGKVDMETAIKTADQKIREYLMEEYGE
- a CDS encoding NCS2 family permease, with protein sequence MFRLKENGTNVKTEIFAGIATFLTMAYIVFVNPSILVQAVGVDASSPLYQQFFGAFMVATILGSATATLVMAFFANYPFALAPGMGLNAYFTYTVCLGMGIDWKVALAAVFVEGLIFIGLTLVGFRKFVAGIIPESIKVAISAGIGFFIAFIGLRSAGIVVSNPATSVALGDLTNPGVLVTVVGLLVIVAFYHRKIPGAVMIGILVATLVGAIPGIGVTKYQGIVGPVPDISPTFMKLDFSGFLNLDFWIVVLTFFFVDFFDTLGTITGLAQSAGFAKNGELPRANRAFLADAIGTSVGALFGTSTVTTYIESGAGIAEGGRTGLTALVVALCMLAMLFFAPLAQTVPGYATAPALIFVGALMIGNLGRVKWDDITEALPAFITVITMPLTYSIANGIALGIISYALVKFFSGKSKEVHWFTWILALAFALWLLFIKH